In Mytilus galloprovincialis chromosome 1, xbMytGall1.hap1.1, whole genome shotgun sequence, the following are encoded in one genomic region:
- the LOC143045546 gene encoding uncharacterized protein LOC143045546, translating into MKLAVILAIALAVLLIVQDADASCASRCKSRCRARRCRYYVSVRYGWFCYCRCLRCSSEHTMKFSPESEGPAEMPAQMNDHEQFQDMQKGETEQGETGM; encoded by the exons ATGAAGTTAGCAGTTATCCTAGCCATCGCCCTTGCAGTACTTCTTATAG tgcaAGACGCAGATGCAAGCTGTGCTTCCAGATGTAAATCTCGTTGTAGAGCCAGACGCTGTAGATATTACGTGTCAGTCAGATATGGATGGTTTTGCTATTGCAGATGTCTCCGTTGTTCCAGCGAGCATACCATGAAATTCTCCCCTGAAAGTGAAGG ACCAGCTGAGATGCCAGCACAGATGAATGACCATGAGCAATTCCAGGACATGCAGAAAGGAGAAACCGAACAAGGTGAAACTGGAATGTAA